One Deinococcus misasensis DSM 22328 genomic window carries:
- a CDS encoding tetratricopeptide repeat protein encodes MDLLAEVARLKEKAFEIAEFAPESDIQICEFMGEFATGVAFYQTLSKPSPEDDRWVGLCYIVLGEQERAIEYLMRSVERGCIAAKIELARLYSYSRVSDAKNEIYSIDIDKLREYDLALYYRALSVIKLQAGDEIPLSDCEKSWRIIQPCQEFKFVAPRILVILSYLYQIFKKKEMAEYCLERAEEICVTSNNWNIKMSRADLMYDLNKFNECEKLCLEVYDGENDKLKAASLNLIGRVRLSLHDLEGALKYFTSAANEAMKYKAFHNYFVSHSYLVIIYKRMLRPVDSVKSLSEMKRYADSEALRWKVSLRELIIKEELNQSDMEVMKNMLEFRTKTGSVSEILRVMLYSIEFMFKLNILNKIDVEIEKMINYCADNNAFGECSEEWLFLENLNNYLIRSYNAPFPNQPVKLIKITTIDSESIKMNDDIIKIPLKKTFELIVFMLINGEVDLNNIVSNVFGEQDKERAKNNFHQIRHVMDRKLKIFRILHKKSSGFYKIETEFPVKIDILDYINSNTKIEGIFMPSSESEWVSNINLRYGY; translated from the coding sequence GTGGATCTTTTGGCTGAAGTGGCACGACTCAAGGAAAAGGCTTTTGAAATTGCTGAGTTTGCTCCAGAGAGTGACATTCAGATTTGTGAATTCATGGGTGAATTTGCCACTGGAGTTGCATTCTATCAAACCCTGAGCAAGCCTTCTCCTGAAGATGATCGTTGGGTAGGATTGTGTTATATCGTTTTGGGTGAACAAGAACGTGCGATTGAATATTTGATGCGTTCAGTAGAACGTGGGTGCATCGCGGCAAAAATAGAATTGGCGCGACTTTACTCATATTCACGAGTGTCTGATGCTAAAAATGAAATATATTCTATAGACATCGATAAGCTAAGAGAATATGATTTGGCGTTATACTATAGAGCCCTTTCAGTGATAAAATTACAAGCTGGCGATGAGATTCCTTTAAGTGACTGTGAAAAATCTTGGAGAATAATACAGCCATGCCAAGAATTCAAATTTGTTGCTCCTAGAATTCTAGTCATACTATCTTATTTGTATCAAATTTTCAAAAAGAAGGAAATGGCAGAGTATTGTCTCGAAAGAGCTGAAGAGATTTGTGTGACAAGTAATAATTGGAATATTAAAATGAGTCGAGCGGATTTGATGTATGATTTAAATAAATTTAATGAGTGCGAAAAGCTATGTTTGGAAGTTTATGATGGAGAAAATGACAAATTGAAAGCTGCCTCTCTTAACTTAATCGGAAGGGTTAGATTGTCTTTGCATGATTTAGAGGGAGCTCTTAAATATTTTACAAGTGCTGCGAATGAAGCAATGAAGTATAAGGCCTTTCATAATTATTTCGTGTCACACTCATATCTGGTTATAATTTATAAAAGAATGCTCAGGCCGGTAGACTCGGTTAAATCACTAAGTGAAATGAAAAGATATGCAGACAGTGAAGCTTTAAGGTGGAAAGTCTCTCTGAGAGAATTAATTATAAAAGAAGAATTAAATCAAAGTGATATGGAAGTAATGAAAAATATGCTAGAATTTAGAACTAAAACCGGAAGTGTAAGTGAAATACTCAGAGTTATGCTATATAGTATAGAGTTCATGTTTAAACTGAATATATTAAATAAGATAGATGTCGAAATAGAAAAAATGATAAACTATTGTGCTGATAATAATGCCTTCGGTGAGTGTTCTGAAGAATGGTTATTTTTAGAGAATTTAAATAATTATTTGATCAGATCATACAATGCCCCCTTTCCTAACCAACCTGTCAAACTCATAAAAATCACAACGATAGATTCAGAATCTATTAAAATGAATGACGATATCATTAAGATCCCGCTTAAGAAGACTTTTGAATTGATTGTATTTATGCTTATTAATGGAGAAGTTGATCTGAATAATATAGTTTCGAATGTTTTTGGTGAACAAGATAAAGAAAGAGCTAAAAATAACTTTCATCAGATTAGACACGTTATGGATAGAAAATTAAAAATATTTAGAATATTACATAAAAAAAGTAGTGGATTTTATAAAATCGAAACTGAATTTCCCGTAAAAATAGATATTCTGGATTATATTAACTCAAATACAAAAATTGAAGGCATTTTTATGCCTTCAAGTGAAAGTGAGTGGGTGAGTAATATAAATCTAAGGTATGGCTATTGA
- the fba gene encoding class II fructose-1,6-bisphosphate aldolase: protein MLVTGSDILVPARAGKYGVGAFNTNDLEITQAIIHTAERLRSPVIVQISEGALKYGGKDLVNVVIDLATRATVPVALHLDHGSSYESALKAISLGFSSVMIDASHHGFEENAHETRRVVEAAHAMGVTVEAEIGRLGGIEEHIVVSEEDAFLTNPEEAQKFVEATGVDYLAIAIGTSHGAYKGKGRPFIDHARIQKCAELLSIPLVAHGSSGVPAYIVERLRAAGGVIGDAFGIADEDLQQATQHGIAKVNVDTDLRLAFTVGVREALAKNPKEFDPRKILGPARDLMGELVEHKMRVLGSVGKA from the coding sequence ATGCTCGTTACTGGTTCTGACATTCTGGTTCCCGCCCGCGCAGGCAAATACGGGGTGGGTGCGTTCAACACCAACGACCTGGAAATCACCCAGGCTATCATCCACACCGCCGAAAGACTCCGCAGCCCTGTGATCGTGCAGATCTCCGAGGGTGCCCTCAAGTACGGTGGCAAAGACCTCGTCAATGTGGTGATTGACCTCGCCACCCGTGCCACCGTGCCTGTTGCCTTGCACCTCGACCACGGCTCCAGCTACGAGAGTGCCCTGAAGGCCATCAGCCTGGGCTTCTCCAGCGTGATGATTGACGCCAGCCACCACGGCTTTGAAGAGAACGCCCACGAAACCCGCCGTGTGGTGGAAGCTGCCCACGCCATGGGTGTCACCGTAGAGGCCGAAATTGGCCGTCTGGGCGGCATCGAGGAGCACATCGTGGTGAGCGAGGAAGACGCCTTCCTGACCAACCCCGAGGAAGCCCAGAAGTTCGTGGAAGCCACGGGCGTGGACTACCTCGCCATTGCCATCGGCACCTCCCACGGCGCTTACAAAGGCAAAGGCCGTCCCTTCATTGACCATGCCCGCATCCAGAAGTGCGCCGAGCTGCTCAGCATTCCTCTGGTGGCCCACGGCTCCAGCGGCGTGCCTGCTTACATCGTCGAGCGTCTGCGTGCAGCAGGCGGCGTGATTGGTGACGCTTTCGGCATCGCCGACGAAGACCTCCAGCAAGCCACCCAGCACGGCATTGCCAAAGTCAACGTGGACACCGACCTGCGTCTGGCCTTCACTGTGGGCGTCCGTGAAGCCCTCGCCAAGAATCCCAAAGAGTTCGATCCCCGCAAGATCCTCGGCCCAGCCCGCGATCTGATGGGCGAACTTGTGGAGCACAAGATGCGTGTGCTCGGGTCTGTCGGCAAAGCTTAA
- the hemC gene encoding hydroxymethylbilane synthase, whose product MRQIVVGTRGSALALAQTRQIVARLKEEWPEIEFRIQTITTRGDKVQGALKGDKGFFTKEIEEALLANRIDIAVHSLKDLPTENPEGLDIASIPRRVDARDALVGRPGMKSLKDLPQGAVVGTSSTRRKALLKAFRPDLELRDLRGNVDTRLAALGRGEYDAIVLAAAGLIRMDLRNRIDEFLDVSIMLPAPGQGALALQTRADDDLVIETAYSINDADTDDRITAERAFLHAIGMGCMAPVGALATIEKGILKLEGAIAAPDGSTVIRASIEGDPEECEALGEELAEDMLQQGAKDLVK is encoded by the coding sequence ATGCGTCAAATCGTTGTTGGCACACGCGGCAGCGCACTCGCTCTCGCTCAGACGCGCCAGATCGTAGCCCGCCTCAAAGAAGAATGGCCCGAAATTGAATTTCGGATTCAGACCATCACCACCCGCGGAGACAAGGTACAAGGCGCACTCAAAGGCGACAAAGGGTTCTTCACCAAAGAAATCGAAGAAGCCCTGCTGGCAAATCGCATCGACATTGCCGTGCACAGCCTCAAAGACCTCCCCACCGAGAACCCCGAGGGACTGGACATTGCCAGCATCCCCCGTCGTGTAGATGCCCGAGACGCCCTGGTTGGTCGTCCCGGCATGAAATCCCTGAAAGACCTGCCGCAAGGCGCAGTGGTGGGCACCAGCAGCACCCGCCGCAAAGCCCTGCTGAAAGCCTTCCGTCCCGACCTCGAACTCCGCGACTTGCGTGGCAACGTGGACACCCGCCTCGCTGCTCTGGGCCGGGGTGAATACGACGCCATTGTGCTGGCCGCTGCAGGCCTGATCCGCATGGACCTCAGAAACCGCATCGATGAGTTTCTGGATGTCTCCATCATGCTGCCTGCCCCCGGACAGGGTGCTCTGGCCCTGCAAACCCGTGCAGACGATGATCTGGTCATCGAAACCGCCTACTCCATCAACGACGCCGACACCGATGACCGCATCACCGCCGAACGTGCCTTCCTGCACGCCATTGGAATGGGATGCATGGCTCCGGTGGGTGCTCTGGCCACCATCGAAAAAGGCATCCTGAAACTCGAAGGCGCCATTGCCGCCCCAGACGGCAGCACCGTGATTCGCGCCTCCATCGAAGGTGACCCCGAGGAATGCGAAGCCCTTGGCGAAGAACTTGCTGAAGACATGCTCCAGCAAGGGGCCAAAGACCTTGTGAAGTAA
- the thrB gene encoding homoserine kinase, translating into MESHVLPHQRNPMNTGTTIEVKAPASSANLGPGFDCVGISFALYTTVRVKVQEVLEIVPIGKDLEGTPRDETNIVYQAMLALAQEAGQVLPPVRLEIESGIPLARGLGSSAAALVAGMVAANELLGKPLNTQQLFDLASRLEGHPDNAGASLVGGAVVATFDGQTSKYLQFQLPQHLRALLVVPQYALETSKARGVLPETYSRSDMVFQLSHAALLAAGLASGNLTVFKEAMRDRLHQPYRAALVPGLLELLEGAPGHGALGAALSGAGPSVLCFYEENTDLSGLKNFLTGVLEQHGVTALLEELPLDNRGVLIQTL; encoded by the coding sequence ATGGAAAGCCATGTGCTGCCCCACCAGAGGAACCCCATGAACACCGGCACCACCATTGAAGTGAAAGCCCCGGCCAGTAGTGCCAATCTGGGCCCCGGTTTCGATTGCGTGGGCATCAGTTTTGCCCTGTACACCACCGTGCGTGTGAAGGTGCAGGAGGTCCTTGAAATCGTGCCCATCGGCAAGGATCTGGAAGGCACCCCCAGAGATGAAACCAACATCGTGTATCAGGCGATGCTGGCTCTGGCGCAGGAAGCCGGTCAGGTTTTGCCTCCTGTGCGTCTGGAAATCGAGAGTGGCATTCCACTGGCACGGGGTCTGGGCAGCAGTGCTGCTGCTCTGGTGGCCGGAATGGTCGCAGCCAACGAGCTTCTGGGCAAGCCCCTCAACACCCAGCAGCTTTTTGATCTGGCCAGCCGTCTGGAAGGACACCCGGACAATGCCGGGGCTTCTCTGGTGGGTGGGGCTGTGGTCGCCACTTTTGACGGTCAAACCTCGAAATACCTGCAATTTCAGCTTCCCCAGCATTTGCGGGCCCTCTTGGTGGTGCCCCAGTATGCTCTGGAAACCTCCAAAGCCAGAGGGGTGCTGCCAGAAACGTACTCACGCAGTGACATGGTGTTCCAACTGTCCCATGCTGCTTTGCTGGCCGCAGGTCTGGCCAGTGGCAACCTGACGGTCTTCAAGGAAGCCATGCGAGACCGGCTCCATCAGCCTTACCGTGCTGCTCTGGTGCCCGGTTTGCTGGAACTTCTGGAAGGCGCTCCAGGGCATGGTGCCCTTGGTGCAGCCCTGAGTGGGGCAGGTCCCAGTGTGCTGTGTTTCTACGAAGAAAACACCGATCTGTCGGGCCTCAAAAACTTCCTGACCGGTGTGCTGGAGCAGCATGGGGTTACGGCCCTGCTGGAAGAGTTGCCTCTGGACAACCGAGGCGTGTTGATCCAGACCCTCTGA
- the thrC gene encoding threonine synthase: MSGLLEKYRQYLPVNENTPLLSLHEGNTPLIHATHLSKRLGVELYLKYEGLNPTGSFKDRGMVMAVAKALESGSKSIICASTGNTSAAAAAYATRSGLRCIVLIPNGNIALGKLAQAMVYGAEIIAIEGNFDEALDLVREISATEPITLVNSVNPFRLEGQKTAAFEVVDVLGDAPDVLAIPVGNAGNISAYWKGFKEYKEAGKNQSLPRMFGFQAAGAAPLVLGHRVENPETLATAIRIGNPASAHFAKAAVQESNGLFDSVTDEEILEAYRQVALEGVFCEPASSASVAGILKLESQGRLEELKGKRIVCVLTGNGLKDPNTAIKAVDAQPVVVKADLESVMAVIKKA, translated from the coding sequence ATGTCCGGACTTCTTGAAAAATACCGCCAGTACCTGCCTGTCAATGAGAACACCCCCCTCCTGAGCCTCCACGAGGGCAACACCCCCCTGATTCATGCCACCCACCTCTCCAAGCGTCTGGGTGTGGAACTGTACCTCAAATATGAAGGCCTGAACCCCACTGGATCTTTCAAAGACCGTGGCATGGTGATGGCCGTCGCCAAGGCTCTGGAATCCGGCTCCAAAAGCATCATTTGTGCTTCCACGGGCAACACCTCTGCTGCTGCTGCTGCTTACGCCACCCGCAGTGGCCTGCGTTGCATTGTGCTGATTCCCAACGGCAACATTGCACTGGGCAAACTGGCACAGGCCATGGTTTATGGTGCAGAAATCATTGCCATTGAAGGCAACTTCGACGAAGCTCTGGATCTGGTCCGTGAAATCAGTGCCACCGAGCCGATCACCTTGGTGAACTCCGTGAACCCTTTCCGTCTGGAAGGCCAGAAAACCGCCGCTTTCGAAGTGGTGGATGTGCTCGGAGATGCCCCTGATGTGCTGGCCATTCCTGTGGGCAACGCAGGAAACATCTCTGCGTACTGGAAAGGCTTTAAAGAGTACAAAGAAGCTGGAAAAAACCAGAGCCTGCCCCGCATGTTCGGCTTTCAGGCTGCAGGTGCGGCTCCTCTGGTGTTGGGCCACAGGGTGGAAAACCCCGAGACCCTCGCCACTGCCATTCGCATTGGAAATCCTGCTTCTGCCCACTTCGCAAAAGCTGCCGTGCAGGAATCCAACGGCCTCTTTGACAGCGTGACCGACGAGGAGATTCTGGAGGCTTACCGTCAGGTGGCTCTGGAGGGTGTGTTCTGTGAGCCTGCCAGTTCAGCCAGTGTGGCCGGAATCCTCAAGCTGGAAAGCCAGGGCCGTCTGGAAGAACTCAAAGGCAAACGCATCGTGTGCGTCCTGACCGGAAACGGTCTCAAGGACCCCAACACCGCCATCAAAGCCGTGGATGCCCAGCCTGTGGTGGTCAAGGCCGATCTGGAAAGCGTCATGGCCGTGATCAAAAAAGCCTGA
- a CDS encoding NAD-dependent epimerase/dehydratase family protein, translated as MNVLVLGGSRFVGWYIVHSLLKKGHQVSVFNRGRSNTDLPPEVEQLVGDRNTDLAALQGRTWDAVVDVNAYVPRQVRQIVEVLKGQVEHYMFISTVSVYASDAAIPLSEDSKLIELENPETEEVTGETYGGLKVLCERTLAALWGEKHTVIRPGLVVGARDLTFRFPFWAKRILEGGELIAPDKPVSRVQIVYARDLADFAVHALENRIYGTFNGAREPELWGEVLREMVKQAGTDTQLTWVDSEFLLTEGVRPWVDLPIWLPEQPEYAGMLSISDHKAKQYGMTSSPLPEVIADILQWAKTQPDEAFKEGLSRARIEEILQKWHTLHP; from the coding sequence ATGAACGTTCTGGTGCTGGGTGGGAGTCGGTTTGTAGGCTGGTACATCGTGCACAGCCTGCTGAAAAAAGGCCATCAGGTGAGTGTGTTCAATCGGGGGCGCAGCAACACCGATTTGCCCCCCGAGGTGGAGCAACTGGTCGGAGACCGCAACACAGATCTTGCGGCTTTACAGGGACGCACATGGGATGCGGTGGTGGATGTGAATGCTTACGTTCCCCGTCAGGTGCGTCAAATCGTTGAGGTGTTGAAAGGTCAAGTTGAGCATTACATGTTCATTTCAACGGTGTCTGTGTATGCGTCTGATGCTGCCATCCCCCTTTCTGAAGACAGCAAGCTGATCGAACTGGAAAATCCAGAAACCGAAGAGGTGACTGGTGAAACCTATGGTGGCCTGAAAGTGCTCTGTGAGCGCACTCTGGCAGCCCTGTGGGGTGAGAAGCACACCGTGATCCGGCCCGGCCTGGTGGTGGGGGCCAGAGACCTCACGTTCCGGTTTCCCTTCTGGGCCAAACGGATTCTGGAGGGCGGAGAGCTGATCGCTCCAGACAAGCCTGTCTCCAGAGTGCAAATCGTGTATGCCCGTGATCTGGCCGATTTTGCAGTTCATGCGCTGGAAAACCGCATTTACGGTACCTTCAATGGAGCACGTGAGCCAGAGTTGTGGGGCGAGGTGCTTCGTGAAATGGTCAAACAGGCTGGAACAGACACCCAACTCACCTGGGTGGACAGCGAATTCCTGCTGACTGAAGGTGTGCGTCCGTGGGTGGACTTGCCCATCTGGCTTCCAGAGCAACCTGAATATGCAGGAATGTTGAGCATCAGTGACCACAAGGCCAAGCAGTACGGCATGACCTCCTCCCCATTGCCAGAAGTGATTGCTGACATCCTGCAATGGGCGAAAACCCAACCCGATGAAGCCTTCAAAGAAGGCCTCTCCAGAGCCCGCATCGAGGAGATTTTGCAAAAATGGCACACCCTGCATCCTTGA
- a CDS encoding universal stress protein, which produces MTRILVPTDFSASAHRALKLARQMVPGAHIKVIHVFDASAAFSPYVDALAPAYMLEETQDRIRDAAMENLKNVQEEGEEILFVMGRPADEVLKAARDFGADYIFMGTHGRKGLSHFFFGSVAEAVVRASPIPVMIVRDPE; this is translated from the coding sequence ATGACACGCATTCTGGTTCCCACAGATTTCTCTGCCAGTGCCCACCGCGCCCTGAAATTGGCCCGTCAAATGGTGCCGGGTGCCCACATCAAAGTGATCCATGTTTTTGATGCGAGCGCCGCTTTCTCTCCTTACGTGGACGCTCTGGCCCCTGCATACATGCTCGAAGAAACCCAGGACCGCATCCGTGACGCCGCCATGGAAAACCTCAAAAACGTTCAGGAAGAAGGGGAAGAAATCCTCTTCGTGATGGGACGCCCAGCCGATGAAGTGCTCAAAGCCGCCAGAGATTTCGGGGCCGACTACATCTTCATGGGCACCCATGGTCGCAAAGGACTCAGCCATTTCTTCTTTGGCAGCGTTGCCGAAGCCGTGGTTCGCGCATCGCCCATCCCAGTGATGATTGTTCGTGACCCTGAATGA
- the gatB gene encoding Asp-tRNA(Asn)/Glu-tRNA(Gln) amidotransferase subunit GatB — MFEAVIGLEVHLHLKTRSKIFSACSGEYFGEGPNTFTDPLTLGLPGTLPTLNREAVEKAIMFGLALNCDVEGFTQFHRKNYFYPDAPKNYQISQYDRPIARKGWVEVNGERIGITRAHLEDDAGKLMHPTYANYSLLDLNRAGMALIEMVTEPEIKSPEQARDFLNTIRSIAQALGVSDANPEEGKMRCDVNVSVRRPGEPLGTKVEVKNLNSFKSVQRALEYEIERQTRILANGGSISQDTMGWDDGGQKTFVMRTKEGEADYRYFPEPDLPPLNITQEWIEEVRAKMPEVPAQKFQRYVGLSIKESDARVISESVTLSRFLDEALKGYAGEAQKLVNWLLTDVAGWLAARIIDISESRLTPTLLVKLVNLIDAGTISGKMAKELLPEVMEGADPEALVKERGLAVVTDTSAIEAAIQKILDLNPDVVAKVQAGNAKAVNALFGPIMKEMGGKAKPEIVRDLLNQKLGI, encoded by the coding sequence ATGTTTGAAGCGGTCATCGGTCTGGAAGTGCACCTGCACCTGAAAACCAGAAGCAAGATTTTCAGTGCTTGCAGTGGAGAGTATTTTGGCGAGGGTCCCAACACCTTTACGGACCCCCTGACCCTGGGTCTGCCCGGAACCCTGCCCACCCTGAACAGGGAAGCCGTCGAGAAGGCCATCATGTTCGGTCTGGCCCTGAATTGTGATGTGGAGGGGTTCACCCAGTTCCACCGCAAGAATTACTTTTATCCAGATGCGCCCAAAAATTACCAGATTTCCCAGTACGACCGTCCCATCGCCAGAAAAGGCTGGGTGGAGGTCAACGGAGAGCGCATCGGCATCACCCGGGCACACCTCGAAGACGATGCCGGAAAACTGATGCACCCCACCTATGCCAATTACAGCTTGCTGGACTTGAACCGTGCAGGCATGGCCCTGATCGAGATGGTCACCGAACCTGAGATCAAAAGCCCCGAGCAGGCCCGCGATTTTCTGAACACCATCCGTTCGATTGCACAGGCCCTCGGGGTCAGCGATGCCAACCCTGAGGAAGGCAAAATGCGCTGCGATGTGAACGTGTCGGTGCGCCGTCCCGGTGAGCCTCTGGGCACCAAAGTGGAGGTCAAAAACCTCAACTCCTTCAAAAGCGTGCAGCGTGCTCTGGAATACGAAATCGAGCGCCAGACCCGCATTCTGGCCAACGGGGGCAGCATTTCTCAGGACACCATGGGCTGGGACGATGGGGGCCAGAAAACCTTCGTGATGCGCACCAAAGAAGGGGAAGCCGATTACCGTTACTTCCCCGAGCCGGACCTCCCCCCCCTCAACATCACCCAGGAGTGGATCGAGGAAGTCCGCGCCAAAATGCCCGAGGTGCCTGCTCAGAAATTCCAGCGTTATGTGGGCCTCTCCATCAAAGAGTCCGATGCCCGCGTGATCTCGGAGAGCGTGACCCTCAGCCGTTTTCTGGATGAAGCCCTCAAAGGTTACGCTGGCGAAGCGCAAAAACTGGTCAACTGGCTGCTCACCGATGTGGCCGGGTGGCTGGCGGCACGCATCATCGACATCAGCGAATCCAGACTGACCCCCACCTTGCTGGTCAAACTGGTGAACCTGATTGATGCAGGCACCATCAGCGGAAAAATGGCCAAGGAACTCCTTCCAGAGGTCATGGAAGGGGCAGACCCAGAGGCTCTGGTCAAAGAGCGCGGTCTGGCTGTGGTCACCGACACCAGCGCCATCGAGGCCGCCATCCAGAAAATTCTGGACCTCAATCCAGATGTGGTGGCAAAAGTGCAGGCAGGCAACGCCAAGGCCGTGAACGCCCTCTTCGGTCCGATCATGAAAGAGATGGGCGGCAAAGCCAAACCCGAGATCGTGCGGGATTTGCTGAACCAGAAGCTGGGCATTTGA
- a CDS encoding DUF7662 domain-containing protein, whose protein sequence is MSKGSADYSAIGEFLAQQQEATCKLSFEQIEGLLGFKLPFAARSLRPFWSLPKYQHIQGWTRRGWETERVDFILETVTFKRSGNKKKR, encoded by the coding sequence GTGAGCAAAGGTTCTGCAGATTATTCGGCCATTGGGGAATTTCTGGCCCAGCAGCAGGAAGCGACTTGCAAGCTCAGCTTTGAGCAGATCGAGGGGTTGCTGGGCTTCAAATTGCCTTTTGCTGCCCGGTCTCTGCGGCCTTTCTGGTCCCTGCCCAAATACCAGCACATTCAGGGCTGGACCCGTCGGGGCTGGGAAACCGAGCGGGTGGATTTCATTCTGGAAACTGTGACTTTCAAGCGCTCTGGAAACAAGAAAAAACGCTGA